In a single window of the Streptacidiphilus sp. P02-A3a genome:
- a CDS encoding S16 family serine protease, giving the protein MSSLPRRPLVLGLCAVVVLALLAVAAFVRLPFTIMYPGITVNTLGVYDGQRVITITGHPLRQTSGELRMVTIAATPPQDSISIGAALRAWPNPSEAVVPRAAVYPAGQSVAQVNAQDQQEMNQSQQAATTAALNHLKLSPDKVKVGLSLADVGGPSAGLLFTLGIIDELDGNGTGKPGAAGDLTNGAVVAGTGEIDDSGQVSQVGGVALKTKAAARDGATVFLVPQAECADAEAGLPKGLRLVPVTSLDDALSALTALQTGVGAVPACS; this is encoded by the coding sequence CTGTCTTCGCTTCCCCGCCGTCCGCTGGTGCTCGGCCTGTGCGCGGTGGTGGTCCTGGCGCTGCTCGCGGTGGCCGCCTTCGTGCGGCTGCCGTTCACGATCATGTACCCCGGGATCACCGTGAACACCCTCGGCGTCTACGACGGCCAGCGGGTGATCACGATCACCGGGCACCCGCTCCGGCAGACCAGCGGGGAGCTGCGGATGGTGACCATCGCGGCCACCCCGCCGCAGGACTCGATCTCGATCGGCGCCGCGCTGCGGGCCTGGCCGAACCCCAGCGAGGCGGTGGTGCCCCGGGCCGCGGTCTACCCGGCCGGGCAGTCGGTGGCGCAGGTGAACGCGCAGGACCAGCAGGAGATGAACCAGTCGCAGCAGGCGGCCACCACGGCCGCGCTGAACCACCTCAAGCTGTCGCCGGACAAGGTCAAGGTCGGCCTCAGCCTGGCCGACGTCGGCGGCCCCAGCGCCGGGCTGCTGTTCACCCTGGGGATCATCGACGAGCTGGACGGCAACGGCACCGGCAAGCCCGGCGCGGCCGGGGACCTGACCAACGGCGCGGTCGTCGCCGGGACCGGTGAGATCGACGACAGCGGCCAGGTCTCGCAGGTCGGCGGGGTGGCGCTGAAGACCAAGGCGGCGGCACGGGACGGCGCGACGGTGTTCCTGGTCCCGCAGGCCGAGTGCGCGGACGCCGAGGCGGGCCTGCCGAAGGGGCTCCGGCTGGTCCCGGTGACCTCGCTGGACGACGCGCTGAGCGCGCTCACCGCGCTGCAGACCGGCGTCGGCGCGGTCCCGGCCTGCTCCTAG
- a CDS encoding cellulose binding domain-containing protein — protein sequence MTSSKHSRNAAGRRRRSRRGTVVGASAVAAVVVGGSLVALAASANAATVGAVYSSTSDWGSGYSGQYDVTNGGSSTISTWSLVFDLPAKATITSLWNATYKADGQQITVTPDSWDASLASNQSAVIGFVVSGSGAPTSCTINGADCSTGVAPTTSGQPSSAAPAGPSPSASGGGSTTAPASPSAGAPATSSAPASAPASAPASAPASATASAGPSAGSTSGSGSGSGGSTADAAFSPYVDTSLWPSYDTVAASKAGGAKNDNLAFITAGSGCTPEWGGVSTLAATPDPGGITELRAAGGDVRVSFGGASGTELAESCTSVSSLAAAYQQVISAYGLTKIDFDVEGAAADDTAGITRRDQAIAQLQATAKAAGRTLQVSFTLPVLPSGLVQSGTDLLQDAKTNGVDISAVNIMAMDYGDSAAPSPSGQMGTYAIDAATATEAQVKSIFGYTDAQAWAHVAVTPMIGVNDTSDEVFTVADATQLAQFAATKHLAWLSMWSAARDQECSGGAQSYASPSCSSIVQSPYDFAKALGAYTG from the coding sequence ATGACGTCGTCCAAGCACAGCCGCAACGCCGCAGGCAGGCGCCGACGCTCCCGCCGGGGCACCGTCGTCGGGGCCTCGGCCGTGGCGGCCGTCGTCGTCGGCGGCAGCCTGGTCGCCCTCGCGGCCAGCGCGAACGCGGCGACCGTCGGCGCGGTCTACTCCAGCACCAGCGACTGGGGCAGCGGCTACAGCGGGCAGTACGACGTGACCAACGGCGGCAGCTCCACCATCAGCACCTGGTCGCTGGTCTTCGACCTGCCCGCCAAGGCGACCATCACCTCGCTCTGGAACGCCACCTACAAGGCCGACGGCCAGCAGATCACGGTCACCCCGGACAGCTGGGACGCCTCGCTGGCCAGCAACCAGAGCGCGGTCATCGGCTTCGTGGTCAGCGGCTCCGGCGCGCCGACCAGCTGCACCATCAACGGCGCGGACTGCTCGACCGGGGTGGCCCCGACCACCAGCGGCCAGCCCTCCTCCGCCGCCCCGGCCGGTCCCAGCCCGTCCGCGAGCGGCGGCGGCTCGACCACCGCCCCGGCCAGTCCGTCGGCCGGCGCCCCGGCCACCAGCTCGGCCCCCGCCTCGGCCCCCGCCTCCGCGCCCGCCTCGGCTCCGGCGAGCGCCACCGCCTCGGCCGGCCCGAGCGCCGGTTCGACCAGTGGCAGCGGCAGTGGCAGCGGCGGCAGTACGGCCGACGCGGCCTTCTCCCCGTACGTCGACACCTCGCTCTGGCCCAGCTACGACACCGTCGCCGCGTCCAAGGCGGGCGGCGCCAAGAACGACAACCTGGCCTTCATCACCGCGGGCAGCGGCTGCACCCCGGAGTGGGGCGGCGTCAGCACCCTGGCCGCCACCCCCGACCCCGGCGGGATCACCGAGCTGCGGGCGGCGGGCGGCGACGTCCGGGTGTCCTTCGGCGGCGCCAGCGGCACCGAACTGGCCGAGTCCTGCACCAGCGTCAGCTCGCTCGCGGCGGCCTACCAGCAGGTCATCTCCGCCTACGGGCTGACGAAGATCGACTTCGACGTCGAGGGCGCGGCCGCCGACGACACCGCCGGGATCACCCGCCGGGACCAGGCCATCGCCCAGCTCCAGGCCACCGCCAAGGCCGCGGGCAGGACCCTGCAGGTCTCCTTCACCCTCCCGGTGCTGCCCTCCGGCCTGGTCCAGTCCGGCACCGACCTGCTCCAGGACGCCAAGACCAACGGGGTCGACATCTCCGCCGTCAACATCATGGCGATGGACTACGGCGACTCCGCCGCCCCCAGCCCCAGCGGCCAGATGGGCACCTACGCCATCGACGCCGCCACCGCCACCGAGGCCCAGGTCAAGAGCATCTTCGGCTACACCGACGCGCAGGCCTGGGCGCACGTCGCGGTCACCCCCATGATCGGCGTGAACGACACCAGTGACGAGGTCTTCACCGTCGCCGACGCCACCCAGCTCGCCCAGTTCGCCGCCACCAAGCACCTCGCCTGGCTGTCGATGTGGTCGGCGGCCCGGGACCAGGAGTGCTCCGGCGGGGCGCAGAGCTACGCGTCGCCGAGTTGCAGCAGCATCGTCCAGTCCCCGTACGACTTCGCCAAGGCCCTCGGCGCCTACACCGGCTGA
- a CDS encoding HAMP domain-containing sensor histidine kinase codes for MRWALVKVCIAVTTMIALAFLIPLGLLVRESARDRAFSGAEARAAALGPALAITTDVNALQRAVSSTDTGSVTDSAVHVPTAHGMVTIGRTRSTPAEVRSAADEGRSGTVAVPGGYAYLQPVAVASGGIAVVEVFIPDSQLDQGVAVAWLVLSGVAVTLVLISILVADRLGTRIVGSARRLAGAARALGAGDLAVRVPQADDSPPELREAAAAFNAMADRVIQLVAAERELAADLSHRLRTPLTALRLNAASLGDGDAAEQTREAVAQLEREVDQIIRTARGRGDRFATAPEPLTCDAAEVIRDRVAFWSALAEDEGRQWRLAGATDPAPVPVGAADLGAALDALLGNVFRHTPEGAGFLVDVRADQDAVTVLVADAGPGISDPDEALRRGHGHGGEGSTGLGLDIVRRVAESTGGGVLVGRSAFGGTEIQLRLCTGAAPQPDPARNRGRRRTPTRVRLVR; via the coding sequence GTGAGATGGGCCCTGGTCAAGGTCTGCATCGCGGTCACCACGATGATCGCGCTGGCCTTCCTGATCCCGTTGGGCCTGCTGGTCCGGGAGAGCGCCCGGGACCGGGCCTTCAGCGGCGCGGAGGCGCGGGCCGCCGCGCTCGGCCCGGCGCTGGCGATCACCACTGACGTGAACGCCCTGCAGCGCGCCGTCAGCAGCACCGATACCGGCTCCGTCACCGACAGCGCGGTCCACGTCCCCACCGCCCACGGCATGGTCACCATCGGCCGGACCCGGAGCACCCCGGCGGAGGTCCGCAGCGCCGCCGACGAGGGCCGCAGCGGCACCGTCGCCGTCCCCGGCGGGTACGCCTACCTGCAACCGGTCGCCGTGGCCAGCGGCGGAATCGCGGTGGTGGAGGTGTTCATCCCGGACTCCCAGCTCGACCAGGGCGTGGCCGTCGCCTGGCTGGTGCTCAGCGGGGTGGCGGTGACCCTGGTGCTGATCTCGATCCTGGTCGCCGACCGCCTCGGCACCCGGATCGTCGGCTCCGCCCGACGGCTCGCGGGCGCGGCGCGCGCGCTCGGCGCGGGCGACCTCGCCGTGCGCGTCCCGCAGGCCGACGACTCGCCGCCGGAGCTGCGCGAGGCCGCCGCCGCCTTCAACGCCATGGCCGACCGGGTGATCCAGCTGGTCGCCGCCGAACGCGAACTGGCCGCCGACCTGTCGCACCGGCTGCGCACCCCGCTGACCGCGCTGCGGCTCAACGCCGCCTCGCTCGGCGACGGCGACGCCGCCGAGCAGACCCGGGAGGCGGTGGCCCAGCTGGAACGCGAGGTCGACCAGATCATCCGCACCGCCCGTGGCCGCGGCGACCGGTTCGCCACCGCGCCGGAGCCGCTGACCTGCGACGCGGCCGAGGTGATCCGGGACCGGGTGGCCTTCTGGTCGGCCCTGGCCGAGGACGAGGGCAGGCAGTGGCGGCTCGCCGGAGCGACCGACCCGGCGCCGGTGCCGGTCGGCGCCGCCGACCTGGGCGCGGCCCTGGACGCCCTGCTCGGCAACGTCTTCCGGCACACCCCGGAGGGTGCCGGATTCCTGGTCGACGTCCGCGCCGACCAGGACGCGGTGACCGTGCTGGTCGCCGACGCCGGTCCGGGCATCAGCGACCCGGACGAGGCGCTGCGCCGGGGCCACGGCCACGGCGGCGAGGGCTCCACCGGACTGGGACTGGACATCGTGCGCCGGGTCGCCGAGTCCACCGGCGGCGGGGTACTGGTCGGCCGCTCCGCGTTCGGCGGCACCGAGATCCAGCTGCGGCTGTGCACCGGCGCGGCGCCGCAGCCCGACCCGGCCCGCAACCGCGGCCGACGGCGGACCCCGACCCGGGTCCGGCTGGTGCGCTGA
- a CDS encoding DEAD/DEAH box helicase: MSTAAASHHLSPAYPGRAPWGTAGKLRAWQQAAMERYVEQEPRDFLAVATPGAGKTTFALTLASYLLHSHTVQQITVVAPTEHLKKQWAEAAARIGIRLDPGYSSGPLSRDYQGVVITYAGVGVNPMLHRNRVEQRKTLVVLDEIHHAGDSKSWGEACAEAFEPATRRLALTGTPFRSDTNPIPFVSYEAGNDGIRKSVADYTYGYGNALADHVVRPVIFLSYSGNMRWRTKAGDEVAARLGEPMTKDAVAQAWRTALAPQGEWMPNVLRAADKRLTEVRKGIPDAGGLVIATDQNVARAYAKMIREITGEGATVVLSDEAEASQRISDFSEGTQRWMVAVRMVSEGVDVPRLAVGVYATSISTPLFFAQAVGRFVRARKRGETASVFLPSVPTLLTFANEMELQRDHVLDKKKRGEEGLFDQEDALLAEAEKTKDEADGGMDELPWEALESDAVFDRVLYDGNEFGMQAHAGSEEEEEYLGIPGLLEPDQVQMLLQRRQTRQIQRSKAKPAEEADLLELPAEQRPVVTHKQLQELRKELNGLVGAWHHRTNQPHGTIHNELRRVCGGPLTAQATAGQLQARIKKIQEWATRVS, translated from the coding sequence GTGAGTACCGCAGCCGCCTCCCACCACCTGTCCCCTGCCTACCCCGGCCGGGCCCCCTGGGGTACCGCCGGGAAGCTCCGGGCCTGGCAGCAGGCCGCGATGGAGCGCTACGTCGAGCAGGAGCCGCGCGACTTCCTCGCGGTGGCCACCCCCGGCGCCGGGAAGACCACGTTCGCGCTGACGCTCGCGTCGTACCTGCTGCACAGCCACACCGTGCAGCAGATCACCGTGGTCGCGCCGACCGAGCACCTGAAGAAGCAGTGGGCCGAGGCCGCCGCGCGGATAGGGATCAGGCTGGACCCGGGGTACAGCAGCGGTCCGCTGTCGCGCGACTACCAGGGCGTCGTGATCACCTACGCCGGTGTCGGGGTCAACCCGATGCTGCACCGGAACCGGGTCGAACAGCGGAAGACGCTGGTGGTCCTGGACGAGATCCACCACGCCGGGGACTCCAAGTCCTGGGGCGAGGCCTGCGCCGAGGCCTTCGAGCCGGCCACCCGGCGGCTCGCGCTCACCGGCACCCCGTTCCGATCGGACACCAACCCGATCCCCTTCGTCAGCTACGAGGCCGGGAACGACGGCATCCGCAAGAGCGTCGCCGACTACACCTACGGCTACGGCAACGCGCTCGCCGACCACGTGGTCCGGCCGGTGATATTCCTGTCGTACAGCGGCAACATGCGCTGGCGCACCAAGGCCGGGGACGAGGTCGCCGCCCGGCTCGGCGAGCCGATGACCAAGGACGCCGTCGCCCAGGCCTGGCGCACCGCGCTGGCCCCGCAGGGCGAGTGGATGCCGAACGTGCTGCGCGCCGCCGACAAGCGGCTGACCGAGGTCCGCAAGGGCATCCCGGACGCGGGCGGGCTGGTCATCGCGACCGACCAGAACGTGGCCCGCGCCTACGCCAAGATGATCCGGGAGATCACCGGCGAGGGGGCGACCGTGGTGCTCTCCGACGAGGCCGAGGCCTCCCAGCGGATCTCCGACTTCTCCGAGGGCACCCAGCGCTGGATGGTGGCCGTCCGGATGGTCTCCGAGGGCGTGGACGTGCCGCGGCTGGCCGTCGGCGTCTACGCGACCTCGATCTCCACCCCGCTGTTCTTCGCCCAGGCGGTCGGCCGCTTCGTCCGGGCCCGCAAGCGCGGCGAGACGGCCTCGGTGTTCCTGCCCTCCGTGCCGACGCTGCTGACCTTCGCCAACGAGATGGAGCTCCAGCGCGACCACGTGCTGGACAAGAAGAAGCGCGGCGAGGAGGGCCTGTTCGACCAGGAGGACGCGCTGCTGGCCGAGGCCGAGAAGACCAAGGACGAGGCCGACGGCGGCATGGACGAACTCCCCTGGGAGGCGCTGGAGTCGGACGCGGTCTTCGACCGGGTGCTGTACGACGGCAACGAGTTCGGCATGCAGGCGCACGCGGGCTCCGAGGAGGAGGAGGAGTACCTCGGCATCCCCGGCCTGCTGGAGCCGGACCAGGTGCAGATGCTGCTCCAGCGGCGGCAGACCCGGCAGATCCAGCGCAGCAAGGCCAAGCCCGCCGAGGAGGCGGACCTGCTGGAGCTCCCGGCCGAGCAGCGCCCGGTGGTCACCCACAAGCAGCTCCAGGAGCTCAGGAAGGAGCTGAACGGACTGGTCGGCGCCTGGCACCACCGCACCAACCAGCCGCACGGCACCATCCACAACGAGCTCCGCCGGGTCTGCGGCGGCCCGCTGACCGCGCAGGCCACCGCCGGGCAGTTGCAGGCGCGGATCAAGAAGATCCAGGAGTGGGCCACCCGGGTCAGCTGA
- a CDS encoding IclR family transcriptional regulator, producing the protein MTAETSQTLDRGVKVLKLLADTERGLTVTELATKLAVNRTVVYRLLATLEQHGLVRRDLGGRVRVGLGVLRLAHRVHPLLREAALPALRDLAEELGATAHLTLVDGSDALVVAVVEPSWTDFHVAYRTGLRHQLDENAAGRAILAARAQRPGVRSEPTFVVSTPDERSGACGAAAPLLGLTGIEGSVGVVMLGGMVPERVGPRVVEAALEVAETLR; encoded by the coding sequence GTGACCGCCGAGACCTCGCAGACTCTGGACCGGGGCGTGAAGGTCCTGAAACTGCTGGCCGACACCGAGCGCGGGCTGACCGTCACCGAGTTGGCAACCAAGCTCGCGGTGAACCGCACGGTGGTCTACCGGCTGCTGGCCACGCTGGAGCAGCACGGGCTGGTCCGCCGCGACCTCGGCGGGCGGGTCCGGGTGGGCCTCGGCGTGCTGCGGCTCGCGCACCGGGTGCACCCGCTGCTGCGGGAGGCGGCGCTGCCCGCGCTCCGCGACCTGGCCGAGGAGCTGGGCGCGACCGCCCACCTGACCCTGGTCGACGGCAGTGACGCGCTGGTGGTGGCCGTGGTCGAGCCGAGCTGGACCGACTTCCACGTCGCCTACCGCACCGGCCTGCGGCACCAGCTGGACGAGAACGCGGCCGGTCGGGCGATCCTCGCCGCCCGCGCCCAGCGCCCCGGCGTCCGCTCCGAGCCGACCTTCGTGGTCAGCACCCCGGACGAGCGCTCCGGCGCCTGCGGCGCGGCGGCCCCGCTGCTGGGGCTGACCGGGATCGAGGGCAGCGTGGGCGTGGTGATGCTGGGCGGGATGGTCCCGGAGCGGGTCGGCCCGCGGGTGGTGGAGGCGGCCCTGGAGGTCGCCGAGACCCTGCGCTGA
- the hppD gene encoding 4-hydroxyphenylpyruvate dioxygenase has protein sequence MTDEFPVKGMDAIVFAVGNAKQAAHYYSTAFGMRLVAYAGPETGERETASYVLESGSARFVLTSVVKPAGEHGAFLARHVAAHGDGVIDLAIEVPDVPAAHAYAVAHGAVSLAEPYELKDEHGTVVLAAIATYGETRHTLVDRSGYDGPYLPGYAARGPVVEPPARRFFQAVDHCVGNVELGRMNEWVEFYNRVMGFTNMKEFVGDDIATEYSALMSKVVADGTRKVKFPLNEPAVAKRKSQIDEYLEFYGGPGVQHLALATNDIVATVRAMRAAGVEFLDTPDSYYDTLGEWVGETRVPLDELRELKILADRDEDGYLLQIFTKPVQDRPTVFFELIERHGSMGFGKGNFKALFEAIEREQELRGNL, from the coding sequence ATGACCGATGAATTTCCCGTCAAGGGAATGGATGCCATCGTCTTCGCCGTCGGCAACGCCAAGCAGGCCGCGCACTACTACTCGACCGCGTTCGGCATGCGGCTGGTGGCCTATGCCGGTCCGGAGACCGGCGAGCGGGAGACGGCGTCCTATGTGCTGGAGTCCGGCAGCGCCCGCTTCGTGCTGACCTCGGTGGTCAAGCCCGCGGGCGAGCACGGGGCCTTCCTGGCGCGGCACGTCGCCGCGCACGGCGACGGCGTGATCGACCTCGCCATCGAGGTCCCCGACGTGCCCGCGGCGCACGCCTACGCGGTCGCCCACGGCGCGGTCTCGCTGGCCGAGCCCTACGAACTCAAGGACGAGCACGGCACGGTGGTGCTCGCCGCCATCGCCACCTACGGCGAGACCCGGCACACGCTGGTGGATCGCAGCGGCTACGACGGCCCGTACCTGCCCGGCTACGCCGCGCGCGGACCGGTCGTGGAGCCCCCGGCGCGGCGCTTCTTCCAGGCCGTCGACCACTGCGTCGGCAACGTCGAGCTCGGCCGGATGAACGAGTGGGTGGAGTTCTACAACCGGGTCATGGGCTTCACCAACATGAAGGAGTTCGTCGGCGACGACATCGCCACCGAGTACTCGGCGCTGATGTCCAAGGTGGTCGCGGACGGCACCCGCAAGGTGAAGTTCCCGCTGAACGAGCCGGCCGTGGCCAAGAGGAAGTCGCAGATCGACGAGTACCTGGAGTTCTACGGCGGCCCCGGGGTGCAGCACCTGGCGCTGGCGACCAACGACATCGTGGCCACGGTCCGGGCGATGAGGGCCGCCGGGGTCGAGTTCCTGGACACCCCGGACAGCTACTACGACACCCTGGGGGAGTGGGTCGGCGAGACCCGGGTGCCGCTGGACGAGCTGCGCGAGCTGAAGATCCTGGCCGACCGCGACGAGGACGGCTACCTGCTGCAGATCTTCACCAAGCCGGTCCAGGACCGGCCGACGGTGTTCTTCGAGCTGATCGAGCGGCACGGCTCGATGGGCTTCGGCAAGGGCAACTTCAAGGCGCTGTTCGAGGCGATCGAGCGGGAGCAGGAGCTGCGCGGCAACCTGTGA
- a CDS encoding response regulator transcription factor — MATVLVVEDDPFVRSALIRHLSGAGHAVRSVGTALEALREVAQVGCDVVILDLGLPDLDGSEALKMIRGLTDVPVIISTARDDEAEIVRLLNAGADDYLVKPFSGDHLSARMAAVLRRTGTTPGSGQLLQVGGLHIDLQRREVSLDGVDLDLTRREFDLLAFLAARPGVVVARRELLAEVWRQPYGTDQTIDVHLSWLRRKLGETASQPRYLHTVRGVGVRLDVPAGFPAPGRPAP; from the coding sequence ATGGCAACGGTCCTGGTGGTCGAGGACGACCCCTTTGTGCGATCTGCCCTGATAAGACATCTTTCAGGAGCTGGACACGCGGTGCGCAGCGTCGGCACCGCGCTCGAAGCGCTGCGCGAGGTCGCCCAGGTCGGCTGCGACGTGGTCATCCTCGACCTCGGGCTGCCCGACCTGGACGGCAGCGAGGCGCTGAAGATGATCCGCGGCCTCACCGACGTCCCGGTGATCATCTCCACCGCCCGCGACGACGAGGCCGAGATCGTCCGGCTGCTCAACGCGGGCGCCGACGACTACCTGGTCAAGCCGTTCTCCGGGGACCACCTCAGCGCCCGGATGGCGGCGGTGCTGCGCCGGACCGGGACCACCCCGGGCAGCGGGCAGCTGCTCCAGGTCGGCGGGCTGCACATCGACCTGCAACGCCGCGAGGTCTCCCTGGACGGCGTCGACCTCGACCTCACCCGCCGCGAGTTCGACCTGCTGGCCTTCCTCGCCGCCCGGCCCGGCGTGGTCGTCGCCCGCCGGGAACTGCTGGCCGAGGTGTGGCGGCAGCCCTACGGCACCGACCAGACCATCGACGTGCACCTGTCCTGGCTGCGCCGCAAGCTCGGCGAGACGGCCTCCCAGCCGCGCTACCTGCACACCGTGCGCGGCGTCGGGGTACGGCTCGACGTCCCGGCCGGGTTCCCGGCGCCCGGGCGGCCGGCGCCGTGA
- a CDS encoding Lrp/AsnC family transcriptional regulator, protein MSGIDTLDAALLSMLAEEPRPGVLECSRRLGVARGTVQARLDRLRGRGVILGFAPQLDPGALGYPVTAFATLEISQGQGADVRAHLASVPEVLELHTITGQGDMLCRIVARSNADLQRVIDLVVGFDGIVRASTAIALENPVPYRVLPLVGEAAATGRD, encoded by the coding sequence ATGTCCGGAATCGACACACTCGACGCCGCGCTCCTTTCCATGCTCGCCGAAGAACCCCGGCCCGGCGTGCTGGAGTGCTCCCGACGGCTCGGGGTGGCCCGCGGGACGGTCCAGGCGCGGCTCGACCGGCTGCGCGGCCGGGGGGTGATCCTCGGCTTCGCGCCGCAGCTGGACCCGGGCGCGCTCGGCTACCCGGTGACCGCCTTCGCGACCCTGGAGATCTCCCAGGGCCAGGGCGCGGACGTGCGGGCACACCTGGCGTCCGTACCCGAGGTGCTGGAGCTGCACACCATCACCGGGCAGGGGGACATGCTCTGCCGGATCGTCGCCCGCTCCAACGCCGACCTGCAGCGGGTGATCGACCTGGTGGTGGGGTTCGACGGGATCGTCCGCGCGTCCACCGCGATCGCGCTGGAGAACCCGGTGCCGTACCGGGTGCTGCCGCTGGTCGGGGAGGCCGCCGCGACCGGCCGGGACTAG
- a CDS encoding FAD-binding oxidoreductase: MSDHSELTDRLRDGLPADAVIVDPDVTAAYRHDMAGFCDAGIPAVLVFPDTVEQVRHVLRTATALRVPVVPQGARTGLSGAANAVDGCILLSLTRMNRILEIDPVNRIAVVEPGVVNAELSRAAAKYRLSYLPDPSSWESCTIGGNIGTGSGGLCCVKYGVTAEYVLGLDVVLADGQLLRTGRRTAKGVAGYDLTRLLVGSEGSLGVVVGAVLALKPTPPPQLALAAEFPSTDAACAAVCAIMEAGHVPSLMELMDTVTVRAINSMANMGLPDSTAALLLVAFDTLDPAVDLAAAGELCLAAGATEVVPAADSAESDLLLQARRLVLTAMDRLGTTMVDDVAVPRTALAPMLRGVAEIGERFGLVIGTCCHAGDGNTHPVVVFDADDPEQTERARASFDAIMALGLELGGTITGEHGVGLLKRDWLARELGPLGLELQQRVKAAFDPLGLLNPGKVF; the protein is encoded by the coding sequence ATGAGCGACCACAGCGAGCTGACGGACCGCCTCCGGGACGGGTTGCCGGCCGACGCCGTCATCGTGGACCCGGACGTCACCGCCGCCTACCGGCACGACATGGCCGGGTTCTGCGATGCCGGGATCCCGGCCGTGCTGGTGTTCCCGGACACCGTCGAGCAGGTGCGGCACGTGCTGCGGACCGCGACCGCGCTGCGGGTGCCGGTGGTCCCGCAGGGCGCGCGGACCGGCCTGTCCGGCGCGGCCAACGCGGTCGACGGCTGCATCCTGCTGTCACTGACGCGGATGAACCGGATCCTGGAGATCGACCCGGTGAACCGGATCGCGGTGGTCGAACCCGGCGTGGTGAACGCCGAGTTGTCCCGGGCCGCGGCCAAGTACCGGCTCAGCTACCTTCCGGACCCGTCGAGTTGGGAGTCCTGCACCATCGGCGGCAACATCGGCACCGGCTCCGGCGGGCTCTGCTGCGTCAAGTACGGGGTGACCGCCGAGTACGTGCTCGGCCTCGACGTGGTGCTCGCCGACGGCCAACTGCTGCGCACCGGACGGCGCACCGCCAAGGGCGTGGCCGGGTACGACCTGACCCGGCTGCTGGTCGGCTCCGAGGGCAGCCTCGGCGTGGTGGTCGGCGCGGTGCTGGCGCTGAAGCCCACCCCGCCACCGCAGTTGGCGCTGGCCGCGGAGTTCCCGAGCACCGACGCCGCCTGTGCCGCGGTCTGCGCGATCATGGAGGCCGGGCACGTCCCCTCGCTCATGGAGCTGATGGACACGGTGACCGTACGCGCCATCAACTCCATGGCCAACATGGGACTTCCGGACTCCACGGCGGCGCTGCTGCTGGTCGCCTTCGACACCCTGGACCCGGCCGTCGACCTCGCCGCCGCCGGTGAGCTGTGCCTGGCCGCCGGGGCCACCGAGGTGGTCCCGGCCGCCGACAGTGCCGAGTCCGACCTGCTGCTACAGGCGCGGCGGCTGGTGCTGACCGCGATGGACCGGCTGGGCACCACCATGGTCGACGACGTCGCGGTACCGCGGACCGCGCTGGCGCCGATGCTGCGCGGCGTGGCCGAGATCGGCGAACGCTTCGGCCTGGTCATCGGCACCTGCTGCCACGCGGGCGACGGCAACACCCACCCGGTGGTGGTCTTCGACGCCGACGACCCGGAGCAGACCGAGCGCGCCCGGGCCTCCTTCGACGCGATCATGGCCCTGGGCCTGGAACTCGGCGGGACGATCACCGGCGAGCACGGCGTCGGGCTGCTCAAGCGGGACTGGCTGGCCCGCGAACTCGGTCCGCTGGGGCTGGAGTTGCAGCAGCGGGTGAAGGCCGCGTTCGACCCGTTGGGGCTGCTCAACCCGGGGAAGGTGTTCTGA